A genomic segment from Actinomadura hallensis encodes:
- a CDS encoding glutamate synthase subunit beta yields MADPKGFLTVGRELPKRRPVPVRIKSWSEVYEDFGRDRLERQASRCMDCGIPFCHQGCPLGNLIPEWNDLVYRRDWREAVERLHATNNFPEFTGRLCPAPCESACVLGINQDPVTIKRVEVEIIDRAFAEGWVRPQPPAVKTGRTVAVVGSGPAGLAAAQQLTRAGHDVTVYERADRIGGLLRYGIPEFKMEKRHLDRRLAQMRAEGTEFKTSVNVGVDIAADDLRARHDAVVLAGGATVWRDLPVPGRDLKGVYQAMEYLPPANRAQEGDYDESPISAKGKNVVVIGGGDTGADCVGTAIRQGAASVTQLEIMPRPPETRPDSQPWPTYPMLFKMETAHEELADLGGDRVYAVSTTEFVGDADGNVRGLRIVEVRGPETGFEPVEGTEREIPAELVTLAMGFLGPQREGLLEQLGVDLDQRGNVVRDAEYRTSVDGVFAAGDMGRGQSLIVWAIAEGRAAARGVDAYLTGQSNLPYPIPPTARPIA; encoded by the coding sequence ATGGCCGACCCGAAGGGCTTCCTGACCGTCGGGCGGGAGCTCCCGAAGCGCCGCCCCGTCCCCGTCCGCATCAAGAGCTGGTCCGAGGTCTACGAGGACTTCGGCCGCGACCGCCTCGAACGCCAGGCGAGCCGCTGCATGGACTGCGGCATCCCGTTCTGCCACCAGGGCTGCCCCCTCGGCAACCTCATCCCGGAATGGAACGACCTGGTCTACCGGCGCGACTGGCGGGAGGCCGTCGAACGCCTCCACGCCACCAACAACTTCCCGGAGTTCACCGGGAGGCTGTGCCCCGCCCCGTGCGAGAGCGCCTGCGTCCTCGGCATCAACCAGGACCCGGTCACCATCAAGCGGGTCGAGGTCGAGATCATCGACCGGGCGTTCGCGGAGGGCTGGGTGCGCCCGCAGCCGCCCGCCGTCAAGACCGGCAGGACCGTCGCGGTCGTCGGGTCCGGGCCCGCCGGCCTCGCCGCCGCGCAGCAGCTCACCCGCGCGGGCCACGACGTCACCGTGTACGAGCGCGCCGACCGCATCGGCGGCCTGCTCCGCTACGGCATCCCCGAGTTCAAGATGGAGAAGCGGCACCTCGACCGCCGCCTCGCCCAGATGCGCGCGGAGGGCACCGAGTTCAAGACCTCGGTGAACGTCGGCGTCGACATCGCCGCCGACGACCTGCGCGCCCGCCACGACGCCGTCGTCCTCGCCGGCGGCGCCACCGTCTGGCGCGACCTGCCCGTCCCCGGACGCGACCTCAAGGGCGTCTACCAGGCGATGGAGTACCTGCCCCCGGCCAACCGGGCGCAGGAGGGCGACTACGACGAGTCCCCGATCTCCGCGAAGGGCAAGAACGTCGTGGTCATCGGCGGCGGCGACACCGGCGCCGACTGCGTCGGCACCGCGATCCGGCAGGGCGCCGCGTCCGTCACCCAGCTGGAGATCATGCCGCGGCCCCCGGAGACCCGCCCGGACTCCCAGCCCTGGCCGACCTACCCGATGCTGTTCAAGATGGAGACCGCCCACGAGGAACTCGCGGACCTCGGCGGCGACCGCGTCTACGCCGTGTCCACCACCGAGTTCGTGGGGGACGCCGACGGCAACGTCCGCGGCCTGCGGATCGTGGAGGTCCGCGGCCCCGAGACCGGATTCGAACCGGTCGAGGGCACCGAGCGGGAGATCCCCGCCGAGCTGGTCACCCTCGCGATGGGCTTCCTCGGCCCGCAGCGCGAGGGCCTCCTCGAACAGCTCGGCGTCGACCTCGACCAGCGCGGCAACGTCGTCCGCGACGCCGAGTACCGCACATCGGTGGACGGCGTGTTCGCCGCCGGGGACATGGGCCGCGGCCAGTCCCTGATCGTGTGGGCCATCGCGGAGGGACGCGCCGCCGCCCGCGGCGTCGACGCCTACCTCACCGGCCAGAGCAACCTCCCCTACCCCATCCCGCCCACCGCCCGGCCAATCGCGTAG